Proteins encoded within one genomic window of Sulfuricurvum sp. IAE1:
- a CDS encoding WGR domain-containing protein, with translation MQRITLHRITDQGHTRYYRVELFATLFGEYVVEREYGATRNKSATGQKKTEYHSLEEARSAFMVVVGEKKKKGYT, from the coding sequence ATGCAACGGATCACACTTCATCGGATTACAGATCAGGGCCATACCCGATACTATCGGGTTGAACTCTTCGCCACCCTCTTCGGCGAATATGTCGTAGAGCGCGAATACGGTGCGACACGGAACAAGTCGGCCACCGGACAAAAGAAGACTGAATACCACTCGCTTGAAGAGGCGAGGAGCGCCTTTATGGTGGTGGTTGGAGAGAAAAAAAAGAAAGGATACACATGA
- a CDS encoding tyrosine-type recombinase/integrase, whose amino-acid sequence MKLETDDLIADLNRWHKAYIRHIKALSYSNNTLELYNRAILQFIEYMHEYQEDIMIVGIRAHHFTGFLGWMEEQAEKQGKSALNGNILSKSTKETYLKAVKAFFTFISDNNDELVTFERFFKNIRIANDTKPEGKIDYLTTQEVSSLISVLERQKSKSGDYGSYRDSLLIRLMLFAGLRISEALGVKLSDISRSSDDTFAIKVFAKGGIFQEAHIDSRKIEDELEYFKKVAALAPDEYIMQTRSGKRMTRQGAYQVASTLYRHAGVRHDGLHILRHTFAMWMTSRGVDLVDIKDALRHSSITTTTVYAKATKESVIKAVLDPAKEEKWA is encoded by the coding sequence ATGAAGCTCGAAACAGACGATCTTATAGCCGATCTAAACCGATGGCATAAAGCTTATATTAGACATATAAAGGCGCTTTCATACTCTAATAACACACTAGAGCTATACAACAGAGCTATATTACAGTTTATTGAGTATATGCACGAATATCAAGAAGATATTATGATTGTAGGCATAAGGGCGCATCACTTCACTGGATTTCTCGGATGGATGGAAGAACAAGCTGAAAAGCAAGGAAAGAGTGCATTAAACGGTAATATTTTGTCAAAATCGACAAAAGAGACATATTTAAAGGCGGTAAAGGCTTTTTTTACCTTTATCAGCGACAACAACGATGAGCTTGTCACCTTTGAGCGTTTTTTCAAAAACATCCGAATCGCAAACGATACAAAACCGGAAGGGAAGATAGATTACCTCACCACGCAAGAAGTGTCGTCGTTGATCTCGGTTCTCGAACGCCAAAAAAGCAAATCCGGCGATTACGGATCGTACCGCGACTCTCTCCTTATCAGGCTGATGCTTTTCGCCGGTCTCAGGATATCCGAAGCCCTCGGAGTGAAACTGTCCGATATCTCCAGATCGAGCGACGACACTTTTGCAATCAAAGTGTTTGCGAAGGGGGGAATATTTCAAGAAGCACATATCGATTCAAGAAAGATCGAGGATGAGCTGGAATATTTTAAAAAGGTGGCCGCCCTGGCACCGGACGAATACATTATGCAGACACGCTCCGGCAAACGCATGACGCGACAGGGAGCCTATCAGGTTGCATCGACTCTCTATCGTCACGCGGGGGTGCGGCACGATGGATTACACATTCTTCGACACACGTTTGCTATGTGGATGACGTCGCGAGGTGTGGATCTGGTTGACATCAAAGATGCGCTTCGGCATTCGAGTATTACAACCACGACGGTGTATGCCAAGGCGACAAAGGAATCGGTAATTAAAGCAGTTCTTGATCCGGCAAAGGAAGAGAAATGGGCGTAA
- the traN gene encoding conjugal transfer protein TraN: protein MLKTDLKIAILGLAISTSALSAPFHCSNNGLTYSVQAMCNSVCGKTCEEMDPNPTNAGACDTANYDGFVSDGSKSYGISKTTNFWTSFSNLSVPNDSNENDLIKGIVGYYGVNAWIGIYDPLKSNSYNSVDPSRFKDKDGLAITFSNWAAGQPDNKNDSADIGVVPINGEHWARIGTDGKWSDDGYHASYGGDYKAKFKAIAEWNGELACVAGTPKPTTSTSTGYWCSNDSGQLAQCAYSTDYTSKTGSSYTYPATASSGLTWDGCEGGITAYAEGGGDNCYPHSAAGYCASKGMRLPTLGETTAGGGPTPSCPSGGWTSNKVYYNYGWVNYIWSGARYMPYSDNNGGSGCGSFVGIRCVKNTTTYSCPSGGTLSGTTCTVNTLACPTGYTATTGAETAFGECKKTVGPNCPLGNFQCVNISGGVENTDTTEGQTDKQNDGQVDSSGNCLGTIYIFNGQDHRCRTSGIQTGYTDCCQKGTTWFGLGQCRESEKTLGKLREYGELDGNCHYVGDYCAEKWPLIGCVQKKKTFCCFSSPLARIIQEGGRPQLGIAWGSPQAPNCRGFTPEEFQKIDFSKVDFNEWIEYEVVPNIQNNVVGDLQNVINNVDTNLAP from the coding sequence ATGCTCAAAACTGATCTGAAAATAGCCATTTTGGGGTTGGCCATATCGACGTCGGCTCTGTCCGCACCTTTTCATTGCAGTAACAACGGCTTGACCTATTCGGTGCAAGCCATGTGTAACTCCGTCTGCGGAAAGACCTGTGAGGAAATGGACCCGAATCCGACAAATGCGGGGGCTTGTGATACCGCCAATTACGACGGATTCGTGAGTGACGGTTCAAAGTCCTACGGCATCAGCAAAACAACGAATTTCTGGACGTCATTCTCGAACCTCTCCGTGCCGAACGATTCGAACGAAAACGATCTCATCAAGGGGATTGTCGGATACTATGGAGTGAATGCTTGGATCGGCATTTATGATCCGCTCAAATCAAACAGCTACAACAGCGTCGATCCGAGCCGATTCAAAGACAAAGACGGCCTTGCGATTACGTTTTCAAACTGGGCGGCGGGGCAACCCGACAACAAAAATGATAGTGCCGATATCGGCGTTGTTCCAATCAACGGTGAGCATTGGGCTCGAATTGGAACGGATGGGAAATGGAGCGACGACGGTTACCACGCGAGCTACGGGGGAGATTACAAGGCAAAATTCAAAGCGATTGCAGAATGGAATGGCGAGCTTGCATGTGTCGCCGGAACGCCAAAGCCGACCACCTCAACTTCGACTGGGTATTGGTGTTCTAATGACAGCGGGCAGTTGGCGCAATGTGCGTATTCTACCGACTACACCTCAAAAACGGGGTCGTCTTATACTTATCCGGCGACAGCTTCAAGTGGATTGACGTGGGATGGATGCGAAGGGGGAATTACCGCCTATGCCGAAGGAGGCGGGGATAATTGCTACCCCCATTCGGCGGCAGGCTATTGCGCCTCGAAGGGCATGCGGCTTCCAACATTGGGCGAAACTACTGCCGGGGGCGGCCCTACTCCCTCATGTCCCTCGGGAGGATGGACTTCCAATAAGGTCTATTACAACTATGGATGGGTTAATTATATTTGGAGCGGGGCAAGATACATGCCCTATAGTGATAATAACGGCGGATCTGGTTGCGGTTCTTTTGTTGGGATTCGTTGCGTCAAAAACACAACAACCTACTCCTGCCCTTCCGGCGGCACTCTCTCCGGCACAACGTGTACCGTAAATACTCTTGCGTGTCCGACCGGATACACCGCAACAACCGGGGCGGAAACCGCATTTGGCGAATGCAAAAAGACCGTCGGGCCGAATTGTCCGCTTGGAAATTTTCAGTGCGTCAACATATCAGGGGGTGTAGAAAACACCGACACGACCGAGGGGCAGACCGATAAGCAAAACGACGGACAAGTTGACTCATCTGGAAACTGTCTTGGGACTATCTACATTTTTAATGGTCAGGACCACAGATGCAGAACATCAGGAATTCAGACAGGCTATACCGACTGCTGCCAAAAGGGAACCACATGGTTTGGTCTTGGCCAGTGTCGCGAATCCGAAAAAACGCTTGGAAAGTTGCGGGAATATGGTGAGCTTGATGGGAACTGCCATTACGTTGGAGACTACTGCGCAGAAAAATGGCCGCTGATCGGATGCGTGCAGAAGAAAAAAACGTTTTGTTGCTTTTCCTCTCCGCTCGCACGGATCATTCAAGAAGGCGGAAGACCTCAACTTGGGATAGCATGGGGGTCCCCACAAGCGCCGAATTGCCGCGGGTTTACCCCGGAAGAATTTCAGAAGATCGATTTCTCAAAAGTGGATTTCAATGAATGGATTGAGTATGAAGTTGTGCCAAATATCCAAAACAACGTCGTCGGCGATCTTCAAAACGTCATCAACAATGTTGACACAAACCTGGCACCGTAA
- a CDS encoding lytic transglycosylase domain-containing protein, giving the protein MFSKLTTFILITMTPLVLQANPFVEAGERYGIDPWLLYSISKVESGGNPMAINKNRNGTTDIGIMQINTVHLPTLAKFGITQQNLWHPETNINVGAWVLAGCVNKHGYTYKALDCYNGDRTGRYSRKVMDMFKKETRRYAQN; this is encoded by the coding sequence ATGTTCTCAAAATTAACCACCTTCATATTAATCACTATGACCCCGCTCGTTTTACAGGCGAACCCGTTTGTAGAAGCCGGAGAGCGATATGGGATCGACCCGTGGCTTCTTTATTCCATATCCAAAGTTGAGAGCGGAGGGAATCCTATGGCGATCAACAAAAACCGTAACGGCACTACTGATATCGGGATCATGCAGATCAACACGGTCCACCTCCCTACTCTCGCCAAATTCGGGATAACCCAGCAAAACCTTTGGCACCCTGAAACGAACATCAATGTTGGTGCATGGGTGCTGGCGGGGTGTGTGAATAAGCACGGATACACCTATAAAGCCCTCGATTGCTACAACGGCGACCGGACCGGCAGATATTCGCGTAAGGTGATGGATATGTTTAAAAAGGAGACTCGACGCTATGCTCAAAACTGA
- a CDS encoding PIN domain-containing protein, whose product MKNVLIDTSIVLDGVENVTMLDKQNNVFVSDVVLRELDGNKGAEGSKGYNAREFFRQFNKNDFKTLDTLPETGMPVMKNDTLTEGSIDSGAHVYTLSRKWYRAKDINDSRIIEIAKDYDLGLVTLDQAQSARAKSVGVAANILKTNESKFLKSDYIVLFSVINFIAIVFAVGLYEVLQTFSETMQYLGILVGMTPFFFVAKKILRGKDKPLLRSLSSFVMFVSLLVMSVGAIKNSPILGVVGFIVYLASLFIVGKVEISINSMKARYDAHETNDKESDFSLSSGTGAGGFSDYHIRSTELSFDSPYSTHA is encoded by the coding sequence ATGAAGAATGTCCTCATTGATACATCGATTGTCCTCGACGGAGTTGAAAACGTCACGATGCTCGATAAGCAGAATAATGTGTTCGTATCTGATGTCGTTCTGCGCGAATTAGACGGCAACAAAGGTGCTGAAGGATCAAAAGGCTACAACGCCCGTGAGTTCTTCCGTCAGTTCAATAAAAACGATTTTAAGACGCTCGACACTCTCCCTGAAACTGGGATGCCCGTAATGAAAAATGATACTCTCACGGAGGGTTCAATCGACAGCGGTGCGCACGTTTATACTCTTTCGCGGAAATGGTATCGCGCTAAAGACATCAATGATTCTCGGATTATTGAAATTGCGAAGGATTACGATCTTGGGCTGGTAACGCTCGATCAGGCGCAGAGCGCGAGAGCGAAGTCGGTAGGGGTTGCTGCGAATATTTTGAAAACCAATGAGAGCAAGTTTCTGAAAAGCGACTACATTGTTCTATTCTCAGTTATTAACTTTATTGCCATCGTATTTGCGGTTGGTCTTTATGAAGTGCTCCAAACTTTTTCAGAAACCATGCAATATCTTGGTATTTTGGTGGGCATGACACCTTTCTTTTTTGTTGCAAAAAAAATTCTTCGGGGGAAAGATAAACCATTGTTGAGATCGCTTTCATCTTTCGTGATGTTTGTTTCGCTTCTAGTTATGTCCGTAGGGGCGATTAAGAATTCTCCTATTTTAGGGGTAGTTGGGTTTATTGTTTATTTGGCTTCTCTTTTTATTGTAGGAAAAGTAGAGATTAGCATCAACTCGATGAAAGCCAGATATGATGCCCATGAGACAAACGACAAAGAAAGTGATTTTTCTTTGTCATCTGGCACTGGCGCTGGTGGCTTCAGTGATTATCACATCAGAAGCACGGAGCTTTCCTTTGACAGCCCTTATTCCACTCATGCTTAA
- a CDS encoding conjugal transfer protein TraG N-terminal domain-containing protein → MLKRIAIPALLLFSAQAFGAEMIYAWGDGDSLSKTLTAVKFTFAHGDFEGLFKFVLLIAITMALISTARLGMKSDMLSLPKMFAMSMGISTLFIVWRIDTVVKDVNTNQNYVVDSVPWAVAKPLVWFTGAEKTLGEIMESTFAVPGDLTYSKSGFLSPFAIMDGAANAKIVDPYIFQSVDNFIIDCVAPDISSGYYDITALANSEDLWAEFADTNPARVVYYYDPATRQPQLETCQSAYNLINGNLNTYASGVGMTSLGSMLGGYTGAQISSLLGTSSNYFMGYSKSASSFLLQSIMVNQFSETYKNWATVNGMSNEAVAYGVGKGEQTAQANMVISGALGSKYLPVIKSILTIIIVALTPIVALLLLTPLFWKVLAGYLTTLIWLSLWHVGEVILNFYILNKAASYIQGVTDSNGVYNLVSKPVVDGKYIEYVNMAASMYWMIPTIAGVIVGGFGWMAFQGMTGGMTARVARGEGASMEVGSGEAKLGNITMNNARTNQQNWAANSSFGQGTNMNSSFGIDNGYNENNKNKASTRSLSVGGKTYTGDINYETDGQGNYIISNMSAIGNDGKRYDTKGGKVVMDSSGHLINGTLVASWSDDGKPMSSETTAAGGGMLATSEMLGNGNTLSSNNAGGKLQFKLSNDNGNQVVYAPGYDLRGIKGAVSLGNEATSTEEQVKQENEKLALQKAITAQQSGEKLVGTQAELVAGAKFAASSENSTASERIKATTRSDVVSGTSSTLEAYSQKNDKAFEKAESTKESETRRFANGTKVSAAVESDKALLGKLASALFGAKAGAEASTSLENAWVDEHGVTVTTKDGTTISRDYSQSFKHDVTTSVANSDTFSTKTAHTDKQTRTDEVGASAKKNIGMSYKTGLTEEEKESYTAELSAAYSQKMANNTKLSSESKFLEIMSGFFKEEGAGYKSTQYGNGVEGLMQAWTANDPEAIKRSEEYIRSKAGLATPEPVLDQSTKAAVVKAGGHAQGVSTMPEATAIYETAEKLKNSGMSLPELKGMLSQFSGNIQGAGGGSVSSNSQEAAELLRQINELKASSPEMLKEYISQLNKAADTVYTGSVTNQAFKYPTFDTTGGTSAIVDVLGNNKNNKGTGSTIANPPAR, encoded by the coding sequence GCTGTTCATCGTATGGCGAATCGATACGGTCGTCAAGGACGTAAACACCAACCAGAATTATGTCGTCGATAGCGTCCCTTGGGCTGTCGCAAAACCACTTGTATGGTTTACCGGAGCGGAAAAGACGCTCGGCGAAATCATGGAATCGACGTTTGCGGTGCCGGGCGATCTGACGTATTCAAAAAGCGGTTTTTTGTCTCCCTTTGCCATTATGGACGGCGCGGCCAATGCGAAGATTGTCGATCCGTATATCTTCCAAAGCGTTGACAACTTCATCATCGATTGCGTGGCGCCCGACATCTCCTCTGGATACTATGACATCACCGCGCTGGCGAACTCGGAGGATTTATGGGCTGAGTTTGCAGATACCAACCCTGCCCGCGTTGTGTATTATTACGATCCTGCGACGCGACAACCTCAACTTGAAACGTGCCAATCCGCCTATAACCTGATAAACGGCAATCTGAATACCTATGCAAGCGGGGTTGGTATGACGTCGCTTGGGAGTATGCTAGGGGGATATACTGGGGCGCAGATCAGTTCGCTTCTCGGAACATCTTCTAACTACTTTATGGGGTATTCCAAATCGGCATCGAGTTTTCTTCTCCAATCGATCATGGTCAATCAGTTTAGTGAAACCTACAAGAACTGGGCGACTGTCAACGGAATGTCAAATGAGGCGGTCGCGTATGGTGTAGGTAAAGGGGAACAAACTGCACAAGCAAATATGGTAATTTCGGGAGCGCTTGGGAGTAAATATCTCCCCGTTATCAAAAGCATTCTCACGATCATCATCGTTGCGCTTACGCCGATTGTTGCATTGCTGCTGCTGACCCCATTGTTTTGGAAGGTTCTTGCCGGTTATCTCACTACATTGATTTGGCTTTCTTTGTGGCACGTCGGTGAGGTCATCCTCAATTTCTACATCCTCAATAAGGCGGCAAGCTACATCCAGGGCGTGACCGATTCAAACGGCGTTTATAATCTCGTTTCCAAGCCGGTTGTTGATGGAAAGTACATCGAGTATGTCAATATGGCCGCATCGATGTACTGGATGATCCCGACGATTGCAGGGGTGATCGTAGGTGGGTTCGGATGGATGGCGTTCCAGGGCATGACTGGTGGTATGACTGCGCGTGTTGCCAGAGGTGAAGGGGCATCTATGGAGGTTGGATCGGGTGAAGCGAAGCTTGGCAATATCACCATGAACAACGCCAGAACCAATCAGCAAAACTGGGCGGCAAATTCGTCTTTTGGACAGGGGACGAATATGAACAGTAGTTTTGGAATTGACAATGGTTACAATGAAAACAATAAAAATAAAGCAAGCACCCGTTCTCTGAGCGTCGGAGGCAAAACATATACTGGCGACATTAATTACGAAACTGATGGACAGGGAAATTACATTATTTCAAATATGTCGGCAATTGGTAATGACGGGAAAAGATATGACACAAAAGGAGGCAAGGTCGTCATGGATTCATCCGGCCATCTAATTAACGGAACACTGGTTGCTTCATGGTCTGACGACGGAAAGCCAATGTCAAGTGAAACAACCGCCGCGGGTGGAGGAATGCTTGCTACATCGGAAATGCTTGGAAACGGAAACACACTATCGTCCAACAATGCAGGTGGAAAACTCCAGTTCAAACTGTCCAATGATAATGGCAATCAGGTTGTATATGCGCCTGGATATGACTTGCGTGGTATTAAAGGCGCAGTGTCACTTGGGAATGAGGCGACAAGCACGGAGGAGCAGGTTAAGCAAGAGAATGAAAAACTCGCTCTACAAAAAGCGATTACGGCGCAACAGTCTGGAGAAAAGCTTGTAGGAACACAGGCGGAGCTTGTGGCAGGTGCAAAATTCGCGGCGTCGAGTGAAAATTCGACAGCCTCAGAACGCATAAAAGCAACAACCAGGAGCGACGTTGTTTCCGGTACCTCAAGTACCTTAGAGGCATATAGCCAGAAAAACGATAAGGCATTTGAGAAGGCAGAGAGTACCAAAGAGTCGGAAACCCGTCGCTTTGCAAACGGGACAAAGGTATCAGCAGCGGTTGAAAGTGATAAGGCATTGCTTGGCAAATTGGCTTCTGCTTTGTTTGGCGCGAAAGCTGGAGCTGAGGCAAGCACAAGCCTTGAAAATGCTTGGGTGGATGAGCATGGGGTTACAGTCACCACCAAGGATGGGACGACAATATCTCGGGATTACTCACAATCGTTTAAGCATGACGTGACAACATCCGTTGCTAATTCGGATACATTTAGTACAAAAACAGCACATACGGATAAACAAACTCGGACTGACGAGGTGGGGGCTTCCGCCAAGAAAAATATTGGAATGAGCTACAAAACAGGACTTACCGAGGAAGAAAAAGAGAGTTATACTGCCGAACTGAGCGCGGCATATTCTCAGAAAATGGCTAACAACACCAAGCTTTCCAGTGAGTCCAAATTTCTTGAAATTATGAGTGGGTTTTTTAAAGAAGAAGGCGCCGGATATAAATCCACACAATATGGAAATGGTGTTGAAGGACTTATGCAGGCATGGACGGCAAACGATCCTGAAGCAATCAAGAGAAGTGAAGAATACATACGGTCTAAGGCCGGGCTGGCAACCCCCGAACCCGTGCTGGATCAATCAACAAAGGCAGCAGTTGTAAAAGCAGGTGGACACGCACAAGGCGTCAGCACCATGCCAGAGGCGACTGCAATCTATGAAACCGCCGAAAAACTAAAGAACAGCGGAATGTCTCTTCCGGAGCTCAAGGGTATGCTCTCTCAATTTTCAGGCAACATTCAAGGCGCTGGTGGAGGCAGTGTTTCGAGTAATAGCCAGGAGGCGGCCGAACTACTAAGACAGATAAACGAACTAAAGGCCAGCAGTCCCGAAATGCTCAAGGAGTATATTTCACAATTGAACAAGGCTGCCGATACTGTTTATACGGGCAGTGTTACCAATCAGGCATTTAAGTATCCAACCTTTGATACGACTGGAGGCACATCGGCAATTGTAGATGTATTGGGAAACAACAAAAACAATAAGGGGACTGGCAGCACCATAGCGAACCCACCCGCAAGATAA